From Chitinophagaceae bacterium, the proteins below share one genomic window:
- a CDS encoding adenine methyltransferase, which yields MNVTFDKSKDSTIEWLTPPELVKKLGTFDLDPCTPINPPFLHAKENYNMNDDGLSKKWFGRVYMNPPYGRGMEKWIEKLKIHGNGIALIFARTETKCFFNHIWDDADAILFVKGRIKFYNIEGKQKGTPGSPSVFIAYGKENADKLEQSRIEGKYIRLNQRNS from the coding sequence ATGAATGTTACTTTCGATAAATCAAAAGATTCAACAATTGAATGGTTGACACCACCGGAACTTGTAAAAAAGCTGGGAACATTTGATTTAGATCCTTGCACACCTATCAATCCGCCTTTTCTTCATGCTAAAGAAAATTATAACATGAATGATGATGGATTATCTAAAAAATGGTTTGGACGAGTTTACATGAACCCACCGTATGGAAGAGGTATGGAAAAATGGATTGAAAAGTTAAAAATACACGGGAACGGAATAGCTTTGATTTTTGCCAGAACGGAAACTAAATGTTTTTTCAATCATATCTGGGATGATGCTGATGCCATTTTATTTGTAAAAGGCAGGATTAAATTTTATAATATAGAAGGTAAGCAAAAAGGAACTCCCGGCTCTCCCAGCGTATTTATAGCCTACGGCAAAGAAAACGCTGATAAACTTGAACAATCTAGGATAGAAGGT